Below is a genomic region from Fusobacterium nucleatum.
TGTTTCTTTTTTTGAAAATCCAGGCTCTCTCCAATGAACATGAGCATCAATAAAACCTGCTGTTACAAATCTATCTTTTACATCTATTGTATTTTCATCAGCAATATCTATATTTTCTGAAATTTTTTCTATTTTGTTATCTTTTATTAAAATATCTACTTTTTCAAATTTACCCTTCTTTAAAATCTTACAATTTTTTAATAACATAAACCCTACCTTTCTTACCTTTTACTTGATATATCATTGAAAATAAGAGAGTTACATTCCAGATTTTAAGATAAAAATTAAATAGAATGAGCCGAGCAAATCTTGCTGTGTTTGAGTGAAACGAGTTTAGCAAATTTGCAGCGAATTCTTAATTTTTATCTGTTAAAAAATCTGTCTAGTAACGAGCTATTTTCAATCATATTTTATTTTTCTCTATAATATATTCAAGTATTGCTTGTCTCATAAACATACCATTTTTCATTTGTTCAAATATACGAGATTTTTCACTTTCAACTAAGCTATCTGCTATTTCAACATCTCTGTTTACAGGTGCTGGGTGCATTATAATTGCTCCCTCTTTTAATCTTTTGTATCTTTCTTCTGTTAATCCAAAGCTTTTATGATAATTTTCCTTTGAGAATTCTGTTTTTTCTTTACTATCTGTATGTCTTTCATGTTGAACTCTTAAAAGCATACAGATATCTACTTTATCTATTGCATCATCAAAATTCACAAATTCTCCTAGACTTTTATCTTTCCAAATTTCAGGAGCTACAAAACTAACTTTTGCTCCTAATCTTGTAAGTGCTTTTTTGTTACTTCTTGCTACTCTTGAATTTTTTATATCTCCAACAATTATTATATTTAAACCATGAAATTTATCATAAGTTTCATATATAGTCATAATATCTAAAAGACATTGTGAAGGATGTTCTCCACTTCCATCTCCACCATTTATTATAGGGATTTTTAAATTTTCAAGTTGCTTATAGTATTCATTTTCTGAATGTCTTATAACCAACATATTGATTCCTATCATTTCTAAGGTTTTACAAGTATCATAAAGAGTTTCCCCCTTTTGAACAGAAGAAGTTGACACTTCAAAATCAATCACATTAAGATTTAATTTCTTTTCTGCCACTTCAAAACTCTTTTTTGTACGAGTAGAATTTTCAAAAAACAAATTTGCTATAAACAAATCATTTCTTTTTTTATTCTCTGCTCCTTTTTTTAATTCCAAAGCTCTTTTTACCAAAGATAATATTTCTTCATTTGTTAAATCTTCCATAGATAACAAATTTTTCATAAAAAAACCTCCTAAATAGTCCTACACTACTTAGAAGGTCATAAAATTAAAATTCTAGGACATCCTAAATAGGTAGTTATAACTAATTACAATATTACAACTTCTTCCTTTCCATCTAATTCCTTTAAATATACCTCTATATTTTCAGAATGAGATGTCGGAATATTTTTCCCTATAAAATCTGCCCTTATTGGTAATTCACGGTGTCCTCTATCAATTAAACAAGCTAGCTGAATTTTAACTGGTCTTGACTTACTAAGAATTGCATCAAGCCCTGCTCTTATAGTTCTTCCTGTATATAGTACATCATCAACTATAACAACAACTTTACCTGTTAAATTAGTTTTAAATTCTATATCTTTAATATCTAATTCAAAATTTTTCCTATCAATATCATCTCTATAATATGTAATATCAATAGTTTCTAATGGAACATCAATATTTTCAAGTTCCATTAATTTTTGTTTTATCCTTTCTGCCAGAATATCTCCCCTACTTTTTATTCCAACTAAAACAATATTATCTATTGTTTTATTTCTTTCGATAATTTCATAAGATATTCTTGTTATTGATCTTCGTATGCCATTTTCATCTAATAATATTTTCATTTTTACCTCCAACTGTGCTTGACACCCATTAATATTTCTAGAATTTTTCTATCAATATTAATGGATACCATAACACAACTTTTATAAAATCTATTAGGGTATAAAAAAACCTAAAACCAGAGGTTTTAGGTAAATTACACAAAAATACAGACTAAAAATAGCCTTTCACACCCTTGCTAGCCTCTCTGGACTTTCTTAAAAGGAAAAATATTTAATTTCGTTTATTTTATAATAATTCTTAATATTTGTCAATAAGATAAAAAAAGCCAATTGCAGATTTTAAAAAAATCTTTTGCAATTGGCTCTCTTTTTCTGTAAAATTTATTTGCACCAAAACTTACAGAAAGGAGTAATATCTCATGATTAAAGAAATACTATCCCTAGTTAATTTATCACATATTCTTAATTTTATCAACCCTTTTTTAACTCAACAACATTTTGAATATATTAAAGCTTCTATCAACAAATTTCTGATTTGTCGCGATATTAAAGCTGGCTTCATTAAATATACTTGTACTGAGTGTGGTCATTACCATACTATTCCTATTACTTGTAAATCTAGACTTTGTCCTTCTTGTGGTTTTAAATACTCTGCTACTTGGACTCAAAAAATGATTAATGATATTCTTAATATTCCTCACAGGCATATTCTTTTTACGATTCCTGAAGAATTAAGAGCTTTCTTCTCTTATGATAGAACTTTACTCTCTAAACTTGCTAAGGCTGTTAATGAAGTTATGAAATATCAATTTCATAATATGCACAAAAAAATCGCACGGAAATTTAAAGTTCCTAAATCTTCTCCTAATTATTTTACTAATTCTGATATTGTTCATTATGGACTTATTACTGTTATTCATACTTTTGGCAGAGATTTAAAATGGAATCCACATATACATGCTCTTGTTTCTCTTGGCGGTTTTACCAAAAATTTCACTTTTAAAAAGTTAGACTACTTTCATGTTCCCTCTATTGCTGGGCAATGAAAGTATCTTGTGCTTAATATTGTTCAAAATGGTAATTATCCTAATCTTAAAATTAAAAATCTTGCTCAAAAGGCTGTTTCTAAATTATACAAAGAAGATAAAAGATTATTCTTTAATGTAGGCTCTGGTGATGTTAATTCACCTAAAGGAATTGTAAAATATTTAGGTAGATATCTCGCTCGTGCTCCTATTGCTGAATACAAAATTACTTATTATGATAATGAAAAAGTTACTTTTTTCTTTAATGATTTAGCTGATGACAAAAAGAAAAAATATGTAACTATGGATATAGATAAATTTGTTCAACAAATTCTCATCCATTTACCTCCAAAAAATTTTAAAATGATTAATAGATTTGGATTTTATGGGCGCAATATTACAGCAAAATTGAGAAATATAGTTAAGAAATACAAAAAAAGTTTTTCTAAATCTGTATATTCTTTTTATGTAAAACAATCTATTGATACATTTGGTGTACATCCATTTATGTGTCCTTATTGTAAAATTATGATGGATATACAAGAAATATATGTAAGCTCAGGTTGGTATGGACGGACCATACATAAGATTTATTTCTAATAATTCTCTAATGAGTATTTTTCATTAGAGCTTTTTGTGATACAAATTTTTTAGTTATTTTAGATTTTTTTGAAAAAAAATATAATTCTTTATATTTAGTCCATACATGCTACTTAGGTTTTTCACATCTTTTTAAATTTATACTTTCCTAACAAAAGATAAAAAGAGTTGAAAAATATTTTCTAACTCTTTTATAAATTTTTATTTCTTATTAAATTTCAACTCTATCATCTAAGGCACGAGAAATAGTTGCAGTGTCTGAAAACTCTAAATTTCCTCCCATAGGTATTCCACTTGCTAATTTAGTAATTTTTATTCCAAAATTTTTCATAAGTTTAGCAAGATACATAGCAGTAGTTTCCCCCTCAATATTAGGGTTAGTTGCTAAAATTATTTCTTCTATATCATCTTTTGCTATTCTTTCAAGTAAAGACTTTATATTAAGTTCATTTGGAGTAATACCATTTAAAGGATCAAGTCTACCATTTAAAACATGATAAACTCCCCTAAATTTAGTTGTTTTTTCTAAAATCAT
It encodes:
- a CDS encoding aspartate carbamoyltransferase catalytic subunit, with translation MKNLLSMEDLTNEEILSLVKRALELKKGAENKKRNDLFIANLFFENSTRTKKSFEVAEKKLNLNVIDFEVSTSSVQKGETLYDTCKTLEMIGINMLVIRHSENEYYKQLENLKIPIINGGDGSGEHPSQCLLDIMTIYETYDKFHGLNIIIVGDIKNSRVARSNKKALTRLGAKVSFVAPEIWKDKSLGEFVNFDDAIDKVDICMLLRVQHERHTDSKEKTEFSKENYHKSFGLTEERYKRLKEGAIIMHPAPVNRDVEIADSLVESEKSRIFEQMKNGMFMRQAILEYIIEKNKI
- the pyrR gene encoding bifunctional pyr operon transcriptional regulator/uracil phosphoribosyltransferase PyrR, encoding MKILLDENGIRRSITRISYEIIERNKTIDNIVLVGIKSRGDILAERIKQKLMELENIDVPLETIDITYYRDDIDRKNFELDIKDIEFKTNLTGKVVVIVDDVLYTGRTIRAGLDAILSKSRPVKIQLACLIDRGHRELPIRADFIGKNIPTSHSENIEVYLKELDGKEEVVIL
- the recR gene encoding recombination mediator RecR; this encodes MPTKSLERLILEFNKLPGVGQKSATRYAFHILNQSEEDVKNFAEALLAVKENVKKCHVCGNYCESDTCNICSDNARDHRIICVVEESKDIMILEKTTKFRGVYHVLNGRLDPLNGITPNELNIKSLLERIAKDDIEEIILATNPNIEGETTAMYLAKLMKNFGIKITKLASGIPMGGNLEFSDTATISRALDDRVEI